TTGGTGGGAGCCACCCCCACCGCGACCGCGGCCCCCACGATCACACGCCTGCTCGGTGGGGATGCAGGGTATGTGTCGGTTTCGTTTCTGGGATCCAATCTGCTGGCCATGATCCTGATTCCCGCGATCCTCGCCCTGATGGGCTCTCCCCTACCCCACGGCGCGGTGAGATTCTTCCTGGAAAACATCGCGATCGTGGCTTGCCCGTTGGCGCTCGCCGCCATTTTGCATCGAGCCCGGGTCGCCTCCAGGATCGCACCCCATCTGGCCAGGGTGATTTTTCCGCTTTGGCTGGTGGCCCTGGTGCTCGCCTCCGCCAAGACCTCCGCGTTCTTGCGCCATTCCACCCAACCCCTGAGCACCATCCTGGGGATCGCGTCCGTTTCCGGAATCCTCTGTGCTGGACAATTTCTGCTAGGTCGGCGCATCGGCGGCGCGGAACACGCCCTGGAAGCGGGCCAAAGCCTGGGGCAGAAAAACACCATGCTCACCTTGTGGCTGGGATTGGCCACTTTCGGGCCGCTCGCCGCGCTGGGTCCGGCCACCTACGTTCTGTGGCACAACCTCTGGAACGCCGCGCAGATGGCCAGATCGCGGTCCACTGTCAAGAAGTGACAAACGCCCGCGCGGCTTCGATGCGCAACGGCGCCTCGTGGAGGATGCCGCGCAACCGATCGTCATGGTGGAGACCCATCAATTCCCAGGCGGCCGTCGTTGGTGCTGTCAGGACAGGCTTCGGCACGGAAGCCGCCCCCAGGCTGGTGCAGAGAACGTTGGCGCAATGGACCGCCGAAGCCAAAGGGGCCATCGCTCCGGCCCGATCGGGCATGGTTCGCCACCGGATGCTTTCGCGAAGGGTATTGGGGAACTTCCACTTTTCGGCCAACACGGCGGCCAGTTCGCTGTCATCGAAACCCACCACCTGGCGTTCCACTTCCAAAAGCGGGATCCGCTTGTTGGCCGAGGCCTGGAGGCAGCCCGCGAACAGACGCGGCTCCGAAATCCACAAGAGCACCTTGCCGATGTCGTGCAGCAACCCGGAAACGAACGCCTCCTCCGGATCCGCTGTTCCCGAACGTTCCGCCAGAAGCTTGGCGATCCCGGCCACCGCTGCCGAGTGGACCCACAAGGTGTCCATCCGAAAGGCCTCGCTGGAGGCGGTTCCCTTGAAGGCTTCCAGCACGCTGGTGGAAAGCACCAGGTTCTTGATGGCGTTGAAGCCCAGGATGACGATTCCCTGGTTGATGGTGTGGATGCGCCCGGAATACCCGTAGAAAGGGCTGTTCACAAGCTTCAGCACCTTGCTGGAGATCGCTTGGTCTTGCTGGATGATCTGGGCGAGGTCGTCGGAAGATGTCTTGGGGTCTTCCATGCGCCGCGAAAGCTCGGTAAGCACCGTGGGCAGTGTGGGAATGCTCTTGACCTGCTGGGCCAGCGAATTTGCGGAAAGGGATTCAAGCGGCATCGGTTCGCTCCATCAAAAGCCGGCGCAACTGCTCCAGCTCCGCCGTGGCGCCCTTTTCCCCGAACATTTCCAGGATGCGGTCCTTTTCCAGCCCTTGCCTAGCCGTACGTTCTTCTTCCGTTTCGTTGCTTTCCACGGAAACCGCAGAGACTCCGCGCTGGAGAAATTGCTGGATATGCGAGTCTGTCAGCGGAACGCCTCCGGGAAGGAGCACCATTCCCTTGGCGTCGCGGACGGGATCCTGGGTCACCATGCCAGGTCGCAGAGCTTTGGTGGAAAACATCATGGAGCGAGTATACCATCATAGCGGCGGCGGAATGTAGATTTGCCCGGACCATGATTCCGGCCAACGTCGATCGGGTCCATCCCACCGAGGCGCAACCGGTTTCGTCGCGACCATTCCGATTCCGCGAACTTTCCCGTTCGAGGGGGGAAATGGTCTCATTCACGCCTGGGAACAGAACATGACCGACATCACCGAAGCACTCACCTTCGACGACGTGCTCCTCGTCCCCTCGTACAGCGAAGTCCTACCGGCCTATACCTCAGTGGCCACGGAGTTGTTCCCGGGTTTTTCCCTGAACATCCCCATCCTCAGCGCCCCCATGGATACCGTGACTCGCGCCGAGCTGGCCATCGCATTGGCCTGCCAAGGTGGCTTGGGTGTGATCCACAAGAACCTCAAACCCGCAGAGCAAGCCGCGGATGTGGTGCGGGTGAAGCGCTGGCAGTCGGGCGTGGTGGATCACCCCGTCACGCTCTCGCCGGAAGACCCCATCCAAAAGGCCTTCGAGATCATGGCCACCCGCAAGATCTCCGGGTTCCCGGTCTGCGACGCCTCCGGCAAGCTGGTGGGGATCCTGACCAATCGCGACCTGCGCCTGTCCAAGCGGCAGGGTGGGAATGTCCGCGAGTTGATGACTTCCCAGAACCTGGTGACGGCCTCCCCCGGCGTCACCCTGGAAAAGGCCCGCGAGCTGTTGCACAGCCATCGCATCGAAAAACTGCCGTTGGTGGACAAGAAGGGCGTTCTGAAGGGACTGATCACCTTCACGGACATCAACAAGCGCGTGGACTTCCCGCAATCCCTTCTGGACGACAAGGGACGCTTGCGGGTAGGAGCGGCGATCGGGGTCGGCCCCGATTCCGTGGAGCGCGCCGAGGCCTTGGCTGAGGCCGGGGTGGATCTGCTCACGGTGGACACCGCCCATGGCCATTCCAAGGGCGTGATCGACATGGTCAAGGTTCTGAAAAAGCGCTGGCCCTCCATCGCTGTGGTGGCCGGCAACGTGGTCACCCCGGAAGCCGTCACGGCCCTGGCCAAGGCCGGCGCCGATGTGGTCAAGGTGGGCATCGGCCCGGGTTCGATCTGCACCACACGGGTGGTAGCCGGGGTGGGATACCCTCAACTTTCTGCCGTGCTGGCTTGCTCTCCGGCCGCGAAAAAGGCGGGCGTGGGGCTGATCGCCGACGGCGGCATCAAGTACTCCGGCGACGTGGCCAAGGCACTGGCGGCCGGCGCCAACGCCGTCATGATGGGCTCCATCTTCGCGGGAACGGATGAATCCCCCGGCGAAATCGTCCTGCTGGAAGGCCGCTCCTACAAGAGCTACCGCGGCATGGGGTCGCTGGGCGCCATGCAGGAAGGCTCCAAGGACAGGTACTTCCAATCGGACGTCACCGATGCCCGCAAGTTCGTGCCGGAAGGCATCGAAGGCCAAGTGGCCTACCGCGGACCTTTGCGGGACACCGTGCACCAATTGGTGGGAGGTTTGCGCACGTCGTTGCACTATTGCGGGGCATCCTCCATTGCGGAACTGCACAAGAAGGCGAAGTTCGTGCGCATCACCGGCGCGGGGTTGCGCGAAAGCCACCCCCACGACGTGCAGATCACCAAGGAAGCCCCGAACTACCATCCAGGAACCTGATGGAGGCCTGGGCACCGTCCTGGATCCCTCCTCTGATGGGAAACCCCGTCCCGCTGGGACGGACGCTTTTCCTTTCCGACCTCCATCTGGGCATGGGACGGGACGAACCGTCGCGGAGAGCGGACCTGGCCACTCTCCTGGAGAAGGCACCGGGAAACGTCGACGATCTCGTGCTGGGCGGGGACGTGTTCGAATTCTGGTGGGAGTGGCGCCACGCCCTTCCCCGAGGCTTCGACGACATGCTTGACAGATTCCGTGCATTGTCGGATTCCGGCGTTGGGCTGCACCTGATCGCCGGAAACCACGATTTCGCCATCGGACAGGGCCTCGCCTCGCGGTGCGGGGCCACCGTCCATCCCGACGGCCTGCTCGGATGCTCCGACGGCGCCGACTGGCTTCTCCTGCACGGCGACGCGTCGACTCCCGCCGAACGCGCCGATCGGATCCTGCGGAGGGTCCTTCGTTCCAAAATCTGTCAATCCTTGTGGAACCTCCTGCCCTGCGACGTTTCCTTCCCCCTGGCTCTGGGCGTGGGAAAAGGAACGCGCTCGCTCGACAAGGGCATTTCGGCCCATACCCTGGCGATGGAGCCGACCATGCGGGGATGGATGCGAAGGTGGGGACTCGCGGGCGTGGTCCATGGCCACAGCCACCGACCACTGCTGACCAACGGCCCCGAAGGGATCTACATCAACAACGGCGACTGGGTGCGCGGACGCTGGGCTGCGTGGTTTTGCGGCAAAAAGGCCGGACTGGTCGACTGCACCCAAAAGGAACTTCCATGGCCATCGAGCACCTGATCTTCCCTTCCGGACCTTTGGGGACCAACTCGGCCCTGATCTGGTGCGACCGCACGCACGAAGGAATTCTGGTGGACCCGGGAGGCGAGCCCGAAGAAATCCTCGATCTGGCCTTGGCGCGGGGTGTTTGCATCCGCAACATCCTGGTGACCCATGCCCACCCGGACAATGTGGCCGCCCTTCCCATGGTGCGCGACGAGACCGCCAGCGGAGTTTCGCTGCACCGGGCGGATCTTCCCTTGTGGGAGGCGATGGGCGAGCTCTGCGGCGAGTTGGGCATGCTCGTGCCCGAGCTTCCGGAGGTGGACGAATATCTCTTCGATGGCCATATCGTGGCTTTCGGCAAGGAAAAGGTGGAGATCATCCATCTTCCGGGACATTCCCCCGGCCACTCGGGGATCATCGTGCGTTCGGCGGGATTTTGCATGATCGGCGACTGCTGCTTTGCCACGGCCACCGGTCGCACCGATCTTTGGGGCGGGGACGAGCACGAGCAGGAACGGACATTGGCCAAATTGGAGACCTTCGACCCCGACTGGAGCCTGATTGGAGGCCACGGCCCCGCCTTTTCCGTCGGCGATCTTGCCAGGGCCCGCCGCATGAAAAGCACCAACATCTGATGGGGATCGCCACCACGATGGAACGTGGGACAACTGCCCCATGGTCCAGGCCCCTCGGATGCAGTACTATTTGGACAGATGACCAACCGGCCTACAGAGGCTGTCCAGTGGAAACGCAAGATCGCCGTGGCGCTGCGCTACCGTCGGGAACAGGACACGGCTCCCGTCGTGGTGGCCGGAGGCTCTGGGCTCGTGGCGGAGAAAATACTGGACACGGCTCGCGAGCATTCCATTCCCGTCCATGAAGACGCCGCCCTGGCCTATTCCCTTGGTCGTGTGGGAGTGGAACAACCGGTCCCTCCGGAGCTGTACCAGGCGGTCGCGGAAGTGATCGCCTTCGTCTACCGACTCCATCCAGCCGGAGCCAAGCCTTGAGCGGCGCCGTCGATCCCACCTTCGATCTGGTCGAGACGTTCAATATCGTCCTTTGGTTTCTGCCCTTGCCCTTCTTGGGGTTGGCGCTGTCCGATCGAGGCCGCCGCTGGTGGCCAGGCTGGACCATGGTGGCCACCATGTTCCTGCTGGTTTCCCTGGAGGTGAGCTCGCAGATCGCGGGCAGATGGCTTGGCGACCTGGATCGGTTCCATCCGATCTGGAGGTTCCTCGGCGGTGCGATCCTGCTGGTGGTGCTGTCGGAAGGATCCAGTCGAACCGGATGGGGTACCCGTGGCTCCCGGGTGCAGATCCGGCGATTCCTGGGAATGTCCTTGTTGCCTGCCGGCGTCCTGAGCGCACTTCTGCTGGGAAGGGTTTCTCCGGCCATGTCCACCTTGCCTGCATGGGTCTGCTTGGCGGCCTTCGAAACCTTCGCCATCATGACCGCTCCGGTGCGTTGGGTCCGATGGATGCGCATCGTCGCGGCGAGCCTGCTGGCCGTCTCGCTCCTTCGCGAACCATTCTGGCTGCCATTTTCTGTCCTGATCACCCTCTTGACGGCCACCCAGGCGCTTTCGCACATCCGCCAGGACAATCGCCTCCGGCTTTTGCGGGCCAGAGAAGCCTTGCAACCAAAAGCCATCCAGGACCTGTTGGCGCAAACGACCGGCCCCAGGCTCTCCCGCGACGACGAATCCCTCCCGGTCGATCGATTGGACGCCCTGTTGGGCTTTGCCATGCAAAGCACGGGCTCGGTGGGTGGGGCGATCTTCCTGTACATCGAAACGCCCGTTTCCGGCGTGGGGACGCTCTCCAGACGACTCGAATGCGTGGTCGCCAAAGGAAGCCTGCGCGATTGCCTCCACTCCAACGACGCCTCCTTGGGCGCACAAGCCCTGGTTTCGTTTCTGCCCTCCACCATGACCTCCAAGGTCCTGCGCGCTTCCGAACCGACCATCGCCTACGCCCTTTCCGCCCTCAAGGCCCCGAAGCTCGCCGCGGCGCCGCTGCGCAGCCAAGGCCGTCCGTTGGGGCTGGTGGTGCTTTCTCCGCCCACCTCCCGCGACGATTTCAGCCCCAGCGACTTGCACATCCTGGACTTCCTGTCCCAGCAGGCGGTGTTCAGCCTCAATTACGAGGCTGTCTACCACAAGCTCATGGAAGACTCCCGTCTGGCCCGCGAATTCGAAATCGCCGCCCGGATCCAGACGAGCCTGCTCCCCCGGGAAATGCCCAAGGTGCCAGGGCTTGCGCTGAGCGCCAAGGTGATCCCCGCCCGCGAAGTCGGGGGGGACTACTACGATCTTCTGCCGCTGCCCGACGACAAACTCGCCGTTGTGATCGGCGATGTGTCCGGAAAAGGTCTGCCGGCCGGCATGATCATGCTGATCGTGCGAACCACCATCCACTTGTTGGTGGATGCCGATCCCCAGGGCAACCCGGCTCAACTCCTGCGTTCCTTGGAGGAGAAACTCGCGCCCCAGCTGGATGCGCTGACCTTCATGACCTTCCTCGCCCTGCGTTGGAGCGCTCGCGATCGGATTCTCACCTGGTCCGGCGCCGGACACGAACACATCCTTTGGCGGTCGGCTTTGGACGGGAAAATCCACCGGATCAAGACCGGCGGCTTGGCTTTGGGGCTGCAGAGAGACCACTTCCTGCCTCGCGAGGAGCGCAAACTGATGCTCTCCGAAGGGGATGTCATCTTGCTGTACACCGACGGCGTGATCGAGTGTCGCGGACCCGATGGAACCGCCTGGGGCCTGGCCAGGCTGGAAGAATCCATGGAGCGCCACCACAGCCAAACACCGGAAGAACTCCTGGAAGGCATCCTCTCCGACCTGGATCGATTCCGCCAAAACATCCTTCCTTCTGACGACAGAACGCTGCTTGTCATGAAGGCAAGCTGAAAAACCGGACCAACCGCTTTACCTTTACACCATGCAACAAGCACTCGAACTCAAGATCCTTGCCGTCGCAGGCCATCCCGACGCCAGGATTCTTCGTCTAACCGGCGAATTCGACGCCTCTGCCGTGGAGCAGGCCTTGGAAGAGGTCACGGCTCTTCTAGACGCCGGAGTTCGGCATCTGATCTGCGATTGCAAGGATCTGCGCTACGTCAACAGCACGGGTCTGGGAGTCATCCTCCACTTCAGCCGGGTCACGCGCGAGCGTGGCGGCTCCTTCCGGTTGTGTCAAGTTTCGGAGCCGGTCTACGAGATCATCGAGATCATCGGGGCCACCACCTTGCTGGAATTGCACGACTCGGTCGAAGACGCTCTGGTCACGTTGACCTGATATCCCGACCTGGATGGGGAGACGAGAATTGCACCGCTTTTCTCCCAACCATGTCTTTGCTAACTTGGACGATCTCCGTCAAGGAACCAAACCTCTTTCCAGTCGATTTCTCTGGGAGAACTGAATGCGCCTTCATCGAATCCTACCCATCGCCGGTCTCGCGTTCCTGGCTTCCTGCGCCGGGAACACACCAGAACCACCTCAGGCCTTGGCCACGTGGAAGGGTGGACTGCTCACACCAGAACGCTGGTCGGCATGGAAGGCCAATTCCGCCCCGCCAGGCACGCCACAGGACGAAGTCCGCGTGTTCCAGGATTACCTCCGGACGGAACTTGACGCCAAGGCCGCCGAGGAGCTCGGATTGATGTCCGACAGCCTGAAGGCCAAACGGTGGGCCAGCATCGAAAAGCGCATCATGATGGACATGATCAACCGCGAGTACCTGCGCAAGCAGTACGGTATCCCGGATTCCGCCATCACGGCTTGGGTCTCCAAGCAAAAAGATTCGGTCAAGGCACTGCCCAGCGACACGCTTCGCGCCCGGGCGGCACACGCCATCCTGCTGGAAGGTGCGAACCTCGACAGCGTCTACAAGGCCAATCTCGCCAGTTTCCGCAAGGATTCCACACACACCCTGCCCAAGGACAGCGTCAAATCCCAGCTGGAAGAAATGGTCGTGCAGGCACGGGGCCAGGAACGCATGAGCGCGTTCGTTCCCAACCTCCGCACCCGTTACAACGTCCAGCTGATCAAGGCCCAGCGTCCCGCGGTTCCCAGGGACACGTTGCTCGCCTACTGGAAGTCCAATCCGGAAGCTTGGATGACCAATACCATCTACAAGCTCGCCGCCTTGGGATCCCGCGACAGCGCCAAGCTCGCCAAAGCTCGTGCACAGGTGAAGGACCAAGCGGGCTTCCAAGCCCTCGCAGGCCAATTCCCGGTCGGCAATCCTGTCGCCCCCGCCGGTCTTCTGGGTCGGGTCAAGAGCCAGTTCGCCCTCCCCTACGGCGTCGGCATGATTCCTGAATTGTTTCCGCTCCTGGAAACCATCAAGGTCGGCTCTGCCACCCCGGTCTTCCGCTACAACGACACGATATACATGACCGCCTGGCTGGAATCGAAGGACACCGGGTCCCTCAAGCCGTTTGAAAAGGTGGAATCCGAAGTGGCGAAAAGCTACGAGGCCAACCGTCCCTGGACCCCGTCGGCCAAGACAGCTCTTGTCACTTGGGACAAGGGAGCGATGTTCACTCGCGGCGATGTGGATTTCATCTCCGAAGAAATCCCCGCCAACATCAAGCGTCAGTTCCCCGCCGAGCGCGTGCTCGACTTCATGATCAATTGGGAAGTCAACAATCGCTTCGCCGTCGAGTCCGGCTTGGCCAATCGCGAGTCCTTCAAGTCCGCCGCTCAGGACAACCGCAAGGTCTTCTGGGCTCAGGAATTCCGCTCCTCGCGCGACGCCCAGATGTACTACTTCACCAGCGCGGAAGCCAATTTCGCGCTGAGTTCCTGGAAGACTCGCCTGGGCAACATGCCCGTCGACTCCTCCAACGGCGTCAACCGCGACGGCGCCAAGCTGGCGTTGCTGGGCGCCAACGATCTGGACGAAGCTTACAAGGTCGGCATCGATCGTTTCTATGTGGACTCCGTCTTGACTCCCGTGGATTCCGCGCGCAAGACCCTGTTCGCCGATCTGCGCCCCGACCTCGAAGCCCGCGGCCGCAAGCGCATCGACTCCATCCACAAGGCGAAGTTCGAACTTCGCCTGTTCCCGGCAGCCCCCCAGGCCGTCCAGTACCCCGCCGCCATCGCCTACGATTCGGCCAGAGCCAACCACGACCGCCGCGCTTTGGGCAAGGCGGAGGAACTCTATCGCGAAGTGGAAACCAACGCGTCGGCTCCTGACTCCCTGCGGGCCCAGGCTCTGTTCCAGATCGGGCAATTGTTCGGCGAACAGCAGTACTACAACAAGAGCTTGGAAGCCTATCGTTCCGTTCTGCAGCGCTTCCCCAAGTCCGGCGAAGCCTACAAAGCCCAGTTCATGATCGCCTTCACCTTGAGCGAATACCTCAAGACGGAGAAGCGTGCGTTGGTGGAATACCGCACCATGCTCGCCAAGTACCCCAAGAGCGACTTGGCCGACGACGCCGATTGGATGATCCGCAACATCGAGTCGGGCGGCGCCCTGATGCCCAAGTTCGACGACTCCGCCTTCGTCGCGGATTCTGTCCGTCGCGCGGATTCCGCCGCCAAGGCAACCAAGGCTTCGGCCCCGAAGGTGGAAGCAGCCAAGGTCGCGCCAGCCAAGAAGGACTCGGTCAAGGTTGTAGCCCCGAAGAAGGACACAGCAAAGGCAGTGGCTCCGAAGGCCGCCGCGGCGAAGAAGGATTCCGTCAAGGTCGTGCCAGCCAAGAAGGACTCGGTCAAGGTTGTAGCCCCGAAGAAGGACACAGCAAAGGCAGTGGCTCCGAAGGCCGCCGTCGTGAAGAAAGATTCCGTCAAGGTCGCACCGGCCAAGAAGGACACCATCAAGGCCACCGCTCCTAAGGCGGTCCGTTGAAGTCCACGCTTCCCAGCTCCAGGAGAATCGGGAGGACGATCGTTTTCGTCCTCCTCGGTTTGGTCGTCGGAGGATTCGTCGGCGAAATTCTGGCCATCAGCACTGCGTATCTGGGCGAATGGCTCGGACTGGGAAGCGAAAACGTGGTGTATTTGCTGTTGCGGAAATTCGGGGCGATCGATGCCGGGTTCGGCTTGCCGCCCTCCTCGGAATTCGTCCTGGATTTGTTCATCGTCAAGATCAAACTCGGCTTGGCTCTGAAGCTCAATATCGGCTGCATTCCGGGATTGGTCTTTTCCCTTTATCTGGAAAAATGGTCCCGTTAGGGGTCATTGGAGATTCGTGATGCCCACCCTCACGCTGCACGGAGCCCGAGAACGCCTTTCGCAGGGCGAAACGAGCGAATCCCTGGTTTCCAAGGCGCTTGACGCCGCGAAATCCTCCACCAACGGGGCATTCAATACCTTGGACGAATCCCGATCGCTGGAGCGCGCCCGGGAAGCGGACCTGGCCCGCAAGGCAGGCAAGGCATCGGGACCTCTGGCGGGAATCCCCATCGCCGTGAAGGACAATATCTGCACCGAGGGAATGCGGACCACCTGCGGCTCCAAGATCCTCGATCGCTTCAAGCCCCCCTACTCCGCCACCGCGGTGGAACGTCTGGAATCCGCCGGCGCCATCATCATTGGCAAGACGGCCATGGACGAGTTCGGAATGGGCTCGACCAGCGAATCCAACGCCTTCGGTGTGGTTCGCAATCCAGCGGATCCAACACGCACCCCTGGCGGGTCGTCTGGTGGGTCGGCCGTGGCGGTTGCGGAAGGCACCGTGGCGGTTGCGCTCGGCTCCGATACCGGCGGCTCCATCCGTCTACCAGCCAGCTTCTGCGGCGTGGTCGGTCTCAAGCCCACCTATGGCCGCGTCTCGCGTTATGGATTGATCGCCTACGCATCTTCGCTGGATCAAATCGGTCCTTTCGCGACCAACGTTTCGGATGCTGCGGAAATCCTTTCGCTGATTGCCGGAGCCGATGATCGCGACAATACTTCCGCGCGTTTGGATGTCCCCGATTTCACGGGCGTTCTGAACCAGGGCGTTGCTGGACTTCGCGTGGGAATCCCTGCCGAATATTGGGGCGAAGGATTGGACCCGCAGGTGAAGGCCTCGCTGGAAGACGGCGTTCGTCGGCTGACCGATGCCGGTGCGATCGTGGTTCCGGTCAATTTGCCGTCCACCAAGTATGCGGTCTCGGCCTATTACATCATCGCCATGGCGGAGGCCAGTTCCAATCTGAGCCGATTCGATGGCGTCCGGTATACCGGTCGCACCGAAGGCGCGAAATCCCTTCTGGACATGTATTCGCGCACACGTTCCGAATTGTTCGGTCAAGAAGTGCAGCGTCGTATCCTTTTGGGAACATTCGTCTTGTCATCCGGGTACTACGACGCGTATTATGCTAAAGCACAGAGGATCCGCGAACTGATTCGTCGCGAATTCCAGGACGCTTTCCGGCATTGCGATCTTCTGGCAGCTCCCACGGCCCCCACCACGGCCTGGAAGCTTGGCGAAAAACTCGAGGACCCACTGGCCATGTACCTCTCCGACATCGACACCATCGCCGTCAATCTCGCCGGACTCCCCGGCTTGGTGGTCCCGGTATCGCCTGTCGCAGGGCTTCCTGTCGGGCTCCAGCTGATCGCCCCCGCCTTCCAAGAGGCCTCTCTGATCCGCGCCGGCCGCGCGCTCGAAAAAGCGGGCGATTGATGCGTCTGGGCTTCGCACTGCTCCTTTTGGCATTCGTCGCGACGGATGCCGAAGCACGGAAGACCAGAGCGAAGAAGCCTAAGTACTCCCGGGACCAGGTCCGCACGGAATCCCTCGCCGCCTGGCCGGGCCGGGCCGAAGCCGATTCCCGTCCCCAGCCTGTCGGGGTGCCGGAAATTGACCGCCTGCTCGCCGACCGCCCCTGCATCGGGGTGTCCGTCAACGAGCCGGAAATCGAACTGGTGGAGCGCTCCCTCTCCAAGGAAGACCGTCCCAAAGGCATTTCCTCCGCCTTCCTGGGCACTTTGGATCCGGTCCAGAAGATCCGCGCCGTGGCGGAGCCTTTGCTTGGCTCGCCGTACCGCAGTGGCGGGGACAACACCAGCGGCATCGACTGCTCCGGGTTCGTTCTCACCGTTCTGAAGGGGCTCGGACAGGACATCCAAGGCAGATCCTCGGGCGAGTTCTGGAAACAGGGCAGCCCTGTGGACAAAAATCGTCTCCAAACCGGCGACCTGTTGTTCTTCTCCGACCACACCCGTTCGATCGGACACGTCGCCATCTATCTGGCGGATGGGAAATTCGTCCACGCCACCACAGGCAAGGGCGTGATCGTCTCCCACCTGGGCGAGAAGTACTACGTGGCCCACTACAAGGGCGCCAAGCGCCTCCAGGGCTTCCTGGAACGACTCTCGGACGAACCCGGCCCGCTCGCCTCCCGCTAGTCGCCTAGCTGCGTGGAAAGTGTTTGAGCGTGGTACCTACTCGCTCCCCCACTCGGACGGTCGGCACGGTCTTTAGGGGATCTAGGATGATTCCGGATTGAAGCATCCGGAATCATTGCTAACTTTAGGAAGCTTCGGCAGCGACGCCGACCTACCACATCCCTCATTGATTGGACCAGGAATACATGGCTATCAAGATTGGCATCAACGGATTCGGACGCATTGGCCGCATGGTTTTCCGCGC
This DNA window, taken from Fibrobacterota bacterium, encodes the following:
- a CDS encoding HDOD domain-containing protein, translated to MPLESLSANSLAQQVKSIPTLPTVLTELSRRMEDPKTSSDDLAQIIQQDQAISSKVLKLVNSPFYGYSGRIHTINQGIVILGFNAIKNLVLSTSVLEAFKGTASSEAFRMDTLWVHSAAVAGIAKLLAERSGTADPEEAFVSGLLHDIGKVLLWISEPRLFAGCLQASANKRIPLLEVERQVVGFDDSELAAVLAEKWKFPNTLRESIRWRTMPDRAGAMAPLASAVHCANVLCTSLGAASVPKPVLTAPTTAAWELMGLHHDDRLRGILHEAPLRIEAARAFVTS
- the guaB gene encoding IMP dehydrogenase encodes the protein MTDITEALTFDDVLLVPSYSEVLPAYTSVATELFPGFSLNIPILSAPMDTVTRAELAIALACQGGLGVIHKNLKPAEQAADVVRVKRWQSGVVDHPVTLSPEDPIQKAFEIMATRKISGFPVCDASGKLVGILTNRDLRLSKRQGGNVRELMTSQNLVTASPGVTLEKARELLHSHRIEKLPLVDKKGVLKGLITFTDINKRVDFPQSLLDDKGRLRVGAAIGVGPDSVERAEALAEAGVDLLTVDTAHGHSKGVIDMVKVLKKRWPSIAVVAGNVVTPEAVTALAKAGADVVKVGIGPGSICTTRVVAGVGYPQLSAVLACSPAAKKAGVGLIADGGIKYSGDVAKALAAGANAVMMGSIFAGTDESPGEIVLLEGRSYKSYRGMGSLGAMQEGSKDRYFQSDVTDARKFVPEGIEGQVAYRGPLRDTVHQLVGGLRTSLHYCGASSIAELHKKAKFVRITGAGLRESHPHDVQITKEAPNYHPGT
- a CDS encoding UDP-2,3-diacylglucosamine diphosphatase — its product is MGNPVPLGRTLFLSDLHLGMGRDEPSRRADLATLLEKAPGNVDDLVLGGDVFEFWWEWRHALPRGFDDMLDRFRALSDSGVGLHLIAGNHDFAIGQGLASRCGATVHPDGLLGCSDGADWLLLHGDASTPAERADRILRRVLRSKICQSLWNLLPCDVSFPLALGVGKGTRSLDKGISAHTLAMEPTMRGWMRRWGLAGVVHGHSHRPLLTNGPEGIYINNGDWVRGRWAAWFCGKKAGLVDCTQKELPWPSST
- a CDS encoding MBL fold metallo-hydrolase, producing the protein MAIEHLIFPSGPLGTNSALIWCDRTHEGILVDPGGEPEEILDLALARGVCIRNILVTHAHPDNVAALPMVRDETASGVSLHRADLPLWEAMGELCGELGMLVPELPEVDEYLFDGHIVAFGKEKVEIIHLPGHSPGHSGIIVRSAGFCMIGDCCFATATGRTDLWGGDEHEQERTLAKLETFDPDWSLIGGHGPAFSVGDLARARRMKSTNI
- a CDS encoding EscU/YscU/HrcU family type III secretion system export apparatus switch protein, which codes for MTNRPTEAVQWKRKIAVALRYRREQDTAPVVVAGGSGLVAEKILDTAREHSIPVHEDAALAYSLGRVGVEQPVPPELYQAVAEVIAFVYRLHPAGAKP
- a CDS encoding PP2C family protein-serine/threonine phosphatase, with translation MSGAVDPTFDLVETFNIVLWFLPLPFLGLALSDRGRRWWPGWTMVATMFLLVSLEVSSQIAGRWLGDLDRFHPIWRFLGGAILLVVLSEGSSRTGWGTRGSRVQIRRFLGMSLLPAGVLSALLLGRVSPAMSTLPAWVCLAAFETFAIMTAPVRWVRWMRIVAASLLAVSLLREPFWLPFSVLITLLTATQALSHIRQDNRLRLLRAREALQPKAIQDLLAQTTGPRLSRDDESLPVDRLDALLGFAMQSTGSVGGAIFLYIETPVSGVGTLSRRLECVVAKGSLRDCLHSNDASLGAQALVSFLPSTMTSKVLRASEPTIAYALSALKAPKLAAAPLRSQGRPLGLVVLSPPTSRDDFSPSDLHILDFLSQQAVFSLNYEAVYHKLMEDSRLAREFEIAARIQTSLLPREMPKVPGLALSAKVIPAREVGGDYYDLLPLPDDKLAVVIGDVSGKGLPAGMIMLIVRTTIHLLVDADPQGNPAQLLRSLEEKLAPQLDALTFMTFLALRWSARDRILTWSGAGHEHILWRSALDGKIHRIKTGGLALGLQRDHFLPREERKLMLSEGDVILLYTDGVIECRGPDGTAWGLARLEESMERHHSQTPEELLEGILSDLDRFRQNILPSDDRTLLVMKAS
- a CDS encoding STAS domain-containing protein, which produces MQQALELKILAVAGHPDARILRLTGEFDASAVEQALEEVTALLDAGVRHLICDCKDLRYVNSTGLGVILHFSRVTRERGGSFRLCQVSEPVYEIIEIIGATTLLELHDSVEDALVTLT
- the gatA gene encoding Asp-tRNA(Asn)/Glu-tRNA(Gln) amidotransferase subunit GatA; this translates as MPTLTLHGARERLSQGETSESLVSKALDAAKSSTNGAFNTLDESRSLERAREADLARKAGKASGPLAGIPIAVKDNICTEGMRTTCGSKILDRFKPPYSATAVERLESAGAIIIGKTAMDEFGMGSTSESNAFGVVRNPADPTRTPGGSSGGSAVAVAEGTVAVALGSDTGGSIRLPASFCGVVGLKPTYGRVSRYGLIAYASSLDQIGPFATNVSDAAEILSLIAGADDRDNTSARLDVPDFTGVLNQGVAGLRVGIPAEYWGEGLDPQVKASLEDGVRRLTDAGAIVVPVNLPSTKYAVSAYYIIAMAEASSNLSRFDGVRYTGRTEGAKSLLDMYSRTRSELFGQEVQRRILLGTFVLSSGYYDAYYAKAQRIRELIRREFQDAFRHCDLLAAPTAPTTAWKLGEKLEDPLAMYLSDIDTIAVNLAGLPGLVVPVSPVAGLPVGLQLIAPAFQEASLIRAGRALEKAGD